The proteins below are encoded in one region of Chiloscyllium plagiosum isolate BGI_BamShark_2017 unplaced genomic scaffold, ASM401019v2 scaf_1564, whole genome shotgun sequence:
- the LOC122547952 gene encoding ceramide synthase 2-like: TLLPSQYWYYITELSFYWSLLFSIASDVKRKDFKEQVIHHLATIILLSFSWCANYIRVGTLVMIVHDSSDILLESAKMLNYAGWKTICNSLFIVFAVVFIITRLVIFPFWIIHCTWVYPVYHYPPFFGYYFFNVMLAVLQLLHIFWAYLILQMVAKFFSSKVSCFLTLRNVQYVEFSSCLCQL, translated from the exons ACACTGTTACCATCACAGTATTGGTACTATATAACTGAGCTGAGTTTTTATTGGTCACTACTGTTCAGTATTGCATCAGATGTAAAACGAAAG GATTTTAAAGAACAAGTAATTCATCACTTAGCAACCATCATCCTGCTGAGCTTCTCGTGGTGTGCTAACTACATCCGCGTGGGAACCCTGGTGATGATTGTCCATGACTCATCTGACATTCTGCTGGAA TCTGCCAAGATGCTTAACTATGCCGGGTGGAAAACCATTTGTAACTCGCTCTTCATTGTCTTTGCTGTGGTATTTATAATCACCAGGCTTGTCATCTTCCCTTTCTG GATCATTCATTGTACTTGGGTCTATCCAGTTTATCACTATCCTCCATTCTTTGGATATTATTTCTTCAACGTCATGCTGGCTGTCCTTCAACTGCTCCATATTTTCTGGGCATACCTCATCTTACAAATGGTTGCAAAGTTCTTCTCCAGCAAAGTAAGTTGTTTCTTGACATTGAGGAATGTTCAGTATGTTGAGTTCTCGAGTTGCCTCTGTCAGCTGTAG